The Argentina anserina chromosome 5, drPotAnse1.1, whole genome shotgun sequence genome includes the window ATCAAGTATCTCCTTCTTATATTGTAAGTAGAGAAAACAAAACGAGGTATATATCAATCATCCCAGAAATGTTATGCATGTACGTTCATAGACTAGTAATCGGAATTCTTATGTCATGAGGCACAGATGGATCGAAGTGCATGCCAACGCGACTCCAAAGTCGACTTTCAACTCTACATAGAAACAGAAATCTACAATTTTGGCTAGCATATGTTcatattacaaatttacagGTATTTATAGTTGCTAGAAATATATATTAGAGTACCCCTGTTTGTCTACCATTACATTTGCGTCTTTTTCTTTCTGCGTAATCCAGAAGTTGCAAGAAGATTATATTCCGAAATCTGTTCCTCAAACTTCTGGCTTTTTGAACGATGATATTGCTCTTTTTCTTCGTCGTTTTCTTTGTCTCTTGATCATTAGGAAGGGGCAAGACTCTGGTGTGTTGCCCGAGAAGTCTACCGACGGAAGCTAACTCATACGAATCGTATAACGGACTCCCGCAATCCCATATCCGAGGACTTCTGCTACCTTCTccgtcttcttctttctccttttGCTTCATGTTCAACCACAAGAGCAGGAAAATTAAGATGTCATTTCTACTTTCTAGGTGCATTGTTCTATATGTAATAGTGTAATATGTTCTGCTTATAACAATATTTATGATGAGCATATGTATTGTCTGCGCGTCTTAGCTTGATACACAACTGGGGCACGTAATTCGTGGAACGGCCGGCCGAACTTGCTGTTGAAAACTTGAATCGGCCGGTGAAGATCATAACCAAAATGTGACGAAGTGATTGAAGTCCTACCATAAGCTAATctactttttatttatttatctgtTTAGGGTGAGCTAAAGAGTAAGGTTTTCCCTTCTCGAaaacaagagagagagagaccctaCATTAACGCCAAGCTTCTTATTTCCTGAAAGACCTTTGTGTACAATCTTTAAAGGTCATTTTGGCCACAGATAGAAGAGGCATGCATGCACATCTTTGAAAACTGCTGAACATATTTCCGACGTCGTTTTGGCATGCAGCTGAATTGCCTGAATGAGCTGATGCAAGCCAGGAACGTACGTTGTTTTCTAGTCCTGAAGTTTCTATTATTGCAAGGACGTAATAGTGATAAGACATTAATATTTGGAGACTACGAACTCTTTGATGAAAATCACGGGCGGAAGTGTGGAACCTCATACTAAGGATCAATATTTGGCTCCGGATTTGAACCACATGATGAGGATGGATCATGAATGTTATGATGACCATGCATGCCAGAGTCCCATAGAAATTAACTGAACCCTCCTATTGATGCTACTTCTTGTTCTTGATCAGCAGGGGCTGGAGACTGTTGGAACCACATAATGAGGAGAGTGCGCAGGATACGATTAAAAGAGCTGCAACGGAATCCATGGAAACATACGTGCAGATGGGGCAGTCATATGCATCATATCCTGCAACTAATTATTGAAGCATCCATTGACAAGTGGGGAAATAGTGACACTTGAAAGTAATTTCATGCCTTCGATCATGTGCTATCTGCAAGGAGAACTtcgaatatatatttgtatcaagaTTTCAATCTAATTCAGTGAACACTGGGTTGTAGGGAAAAAAGTGTTGAGGTATTTACATAAGACACAGTATCACATGTTAGTTTACAGACAAGTCAAAGATTTGAAGGTTATTGGATTTTTAGATTCTGATTTTGCAGGGAATTATCCTGATTCAAAGAAGTCCACTTGTGGATACGTGTACATGCTAGGAGGAGGAGCTATTGCTTGGAAAACCATGAAGCAGACATTGATCACAACCTCAACCATGCAAGTTGAATACATAGCAGTATATGAAGCAGTGTGTGAAGGGGTATGGATAAGGAATTTTCTACAGCAGACTCAAGTACTCAGTCACATTGTGGAAGACAAATTGGAAGTTTTTTGTGACAATGAGGCAGCTGTGTACTTCTGCAAGAACAATAAGAGATCTACCAATTCCAAGCATATAGATTTAAAGTATTACAGTGTTAGGGAGAGGGTTAAAAGGGGTGAGTTAGTGGTTCTAAGCATATATACAAACTCACAACTAGCTGATCCTTTCACAAAAACATTACCAGTTAAAGTGTTCAAGAAACACAGAGAGCATAAACATTTTGCCTAACTTAGATGCTTGAGGTCAGTGGGAGCTAAGTCCAGTAGGAGcaaactaaaatttacaagTTTTGAGTTCTTGTTTTAATTATCCTTGTGATAATAGTTTTCTTGTTTTAAATTAAGTCTTGAGATATTTCAGAATTGTTATGTCATGCTGCAGCTTTACATTAATTTCTGAAAAACTTACACAAATAAGTTAcagttgtatatatacttgcaTATCAGATGACTTTAATCATGTCTAGCATGATGATATGGTTCAAGCAAGTTATAAAGTCATTGGTGTCCAGCATATTTATTGAAGTTCTGGTTTTAGAACATACGGTAGGACTTGATGTATATGTATTCTATAGTTGTTAATACacattatacatatatctcAATACTGAGAGTTTTGACATATGTATTTTGCAGGAACTTATGTTGTAGCAAAGAAACTCtgcatttttgttaaaatgtaaCTCGTTTCTTGTTCTGCATAAGTAACTGCAATGTGACCATATTGTGATGAGATTTTTGATTCAATTGTTTCTGGCACACACTACAGTAGGTAGTATAGTTTCTGACATTACAagaacttgattttcataaaCCGGAAGTGATTGTCCAAGTGGGAGATTGTTAGATTaattttggacatatcacatattatatgattatcatgtttaatgtcataatccatttctacatggaaacaaagatagtatcaaatctagttcctaatgatttcgtgtattatatcattatggtaagaaatcctaatttaagtctagaagcaagactacaaatcagtattgaatcaggaatctaaataagatgacttaacttACAAGATGTCTTTAATGAAAAGACTCTTAATGGTTaaagattctctatatatagatggtaaacGTCTCTGTTATCACTACGAGTTATTTGCGTAAGTTTCTGTCAATTGAGAAAACAGAGAGTAGTGACTAACAGAAGACTTTGCCTAGCACCTTGTGACTTCGGATTAAGGTACAATGGATCACGGTGTCGTCGTTCATGAAAATGATAAGTTAATCTCATTCACTAAGTTAACGATCAATTATTATGCATATAATCTTTGATTTTATACTCATataatgtaatttaatttacagaGAGTGCGCAGGATACGATTAAAAGAGCTGCAAGGGAATCCTCGGAAACATACGTGCAGATGGGGCAGTCATATGCATCATATCCTGCAACTAATTATTGAAGCATCCATTGACAAGTGGGGAAATAGTGACACTCAAGTAATTTCATGCCTTCGATCATGTGCTATTTGCAAGGAGAACTtcgaatatatatttgtatcgaaagaaaaaaaattccgaATATATATGAGGCCGACGTTGTAGACTTGTAGCTCAGACATCCAAGTCATGGAGATTGTTCTGTTCAGTCACTTCAGTGGCTCACATCGACCAAGCAATCTACTTGACTTAAGAAGTTAGAAGATAGGGATGTATACAGTTGATCAAACTATCCTTGTAATTAATTTCTTTAGTTTCCGAATATGATTAATTGATGGTCTAAATTCTATTCTACTTCAATTCTATCTACTCATGAAAATGGTTACTTTCATTTGTGGTCTATCCTCATGCCTAGCTTAGCTCAAATTATCGGGTGAACAATAGTCACCAAATCAATcactgaaatatatatatatatatatatggtaaaaatgttgatttgcaTCCTAAATTTAGTCGTAATTATCAATTTACACCATGAATttacatttgagtcaatttaccttctaaatttggtaaaaattgccgatttgcaccatatccgttaaatttaatgttttctatctaatttaaagtcacatgtcatgcatttgagaggtaatattgtcattatatatttattcatatttaataatgaaataaaatgcAAGGAGCTAGAGATCCTTAAAAACATCATCTAACAAGTTTTACTCTGTATGTTTAATGCTTTAATTTTATCAAGGGTTCAACAATTAAACTGTTCTTCCCCATCTTTATATGGAATAagatttttatattaattaacGTTATGAATTGCATTCGAGCATTACAAAACAGCTTATGTTCTTCATTATGATCAATAACAACTTGACGAAAAGGCATAACTTTTTGTTTCCTATAAACCCACATGAGTGAACTATCAATATAATACAACAATTCGACCAAGATACTATGAGTAAAATATACACTTTAGATTTATTTTCCGTGTTCATCAATGTAATCTACACTCGATACAGACTAATAATAATCATTAACAATTTTACATCATTTATTTAATCGGTTTTATGCATCTATCCAATCTAGTCCATACTTTGCAAAATGAAATGATTTAGaagaaatgatatatatagtaaGAAGATGAACATATGGCCAATATTTTTCTTGCACATTGATTCGGATAGTCCTTGTAGATTTATGATTCATCTCACTCACACGCACACACCGTCTCATaagaagaagggagaaaaGAAGAGCCACCAAGAGACGATACAAAACACTTGGAGACTGAAGTTGGTTACATATAACAATAAGTGACAAAACCTCGCATCTAATCAACCATCCCCCATTTCTCTactcctttcttcttctcgTAACAAACGACGCCGGGGGCTCATATTCGCCGGAAACACTCCTCGATTGGATCGGCATTCCGGCAGGCCTAGAGTTCCGGCGAGCGGCCGGGTTCTACTCTCCCTCTCCATCTTTGTGGGGGGCCTTGGAATGTCGTCGGAGGACGTGGCCGGAAAGAGGACGAGCGAGACGGCGGTGTCGACGATTGTGAACCTGGCGGAGGAGGCGAAGCTCGCTAGCGAAGGAGTCAAGGCGCCTAGCCAGGCCGCGCTCCTTAGCATCGCTAAGTCACTCGTCGCCGGAGGAGTCGCCGGAGGAGTGTGAGTGTTTCTCAGAATCTGGATTTCTAAGCTTCTTTGGTTTCAGTAGCGTATTGATTGTGATTGTTGAGCtatttctcatttgtttttttttattgtgttcTTTGATTTTGAGTAGCTTGAATTCGCTTTGGGTTTTGATTATCAAAGCTATATATGTTCTTTTTCGGGTTTTAAATTGCAGCATTGCTTTTGATGTTAGAAAACCTTAGGAGAAGTGTGTTTGGAATATGTTTATGCTGTTTAGATTGGAGGTTGTTGAAATGGTTGTTAGATTAGTGAGGGTGAAGGACTATATCTATATGTATGTGTTATGTATCAAAGTAGTTGTCATTCTTCTTCTGAAGGGCCTAACTTCTTCCTTCAGTTCATTACAATAAAGCGTTCGTTGTTGTGTACCTGCTGCAGGTCAAGAACTGCTGTTGCTCCGTTGGAAAGACTGAAAATTTTGCTCCAGGTACTTTTTCCCTTGCTTACAGTAGTGTTATTTAGCTCAATACCCCATGATATGAGACTTGACTTTATGATTGTTATATCAATGAAGTGTAGTATATGGCGGTATGATCAAAGCTGCTTATTTTGATGGACGTTAGCATTATGCATTTTGTATGTCAAGCTGGATTAAATTGGATTTGTATATGCCAATATGCAGGTTCAAAATCCTCATAGTATCAAGTACAATGGGACAGTTCAGGGGTTGAAGTATATATGGAGAACTGAGGGTTTCAGAGGCTTGTTTAAAGGCAATGGAACTAACTGTGCTCGCATAGTCCCAAATTCAGCAGTCAAGTTCTTCAGCTATGAGGAAGCATCCAAGTATGATCTGTTTCCTCATCCTCCATTCCCCTGCACTGATTTTCACTGGCACTCATATTCACTTTGTTTATCATCTATCAGCAATAAGCATCTTGTAATGTCTATATTAATTTCCCACATGTACAATTTGgtaaatgatttaattatacgtGTACTCGTGAACAGGGGTATCCTATGGTTTTATCGACAGCAAACTGGAAATGGTATGATTACCTCGTCTCTATTTCTTATGCAAGTCAGTTAGAAACGAAATAATAGATAGTTTCACTTGAAATTGTTCTATGGTTCGATTCAGTTTCATTTCAATATATGTGCAACGATGGGGAACCTTATCCTAAATATCTAGCTTTATCAATCAAAATGTAAATGGTCCAAATTTTCAGTCTTTAAAGGGGTGAGAGTCGTCAGACATCTCATCATTCATGCATTATTCTTAGCTTTTAAATCATTCATTTTGGTTGATTTGATGCAGTTCAGTTTATCTGTAGATTTACTTGCCGTAGAGGTTTTACAGTTTCGGACCATTGTGTCACTTGTGTGCTTTCTAAGATATCTTTCTTTGTTTGTATGTCCAATGGGTCTGATGAAAGCAGAGAATTTTGTGATTGCAATGATGTTGTCCGTGCTGGGATATAATATTTACGATTTCCTTTCATCTCTTACAGAAAATGCCCAACTCACTCCTTTTCTGCGTCTTGGTGCTGGTGCATGTGCTGGAATTATTGCAATGTCATCAACTTACCCGATGGACTTGGTACGAGGGCGTCTGACTGTCCAGGTATCTTATGGCTATTCTTTTGCTGAATTGATCTAAGGAGAAATTTTCCATGGGGTGTGAGGCCCTTGTTATACATGTACATTGACGTCTTAAATGTGCTtgctttttgtttcttcagACAGAAAACTCTCCCCGGCATTATAGGGGAATATTTCATGCTCTTTCAACTGTCTTTCGGGAAGAGGGACCTAGGGCTCTGTACAAAGGCTGGTTACCTTCTGTCATCGGAGTTGTGAGTGAAGTGTTTGTCTATTTGTGTACTCCCCCATATTCATACCAACAAAGAGAATTTCCCATTAATCTTCTGATTTATTCATGAATTGTTAGTGTGGTTCTAGCCTGCATCTGGAACAATGTTGACTCATGCTTATCCTTTTGTTTACAGATACCATATGTTGGTCTCAATTTTGCTGTTTATGAATCTCTGAAAGATTGGTTAATCAAAACTAGACCTTTTGGACTAGTTCAGGATTCTGAATTAAGTATAACTACAAGGCTTGCATGTGGGGCTGCAGCTGGGACTGTTGGCCAGACGATTGCTTACCCTCTTGATGTTGTTCGGCGAAGAATGCAGATGGTAGGCTGGAAGAATGCGGCTTCAGTTGTCACTGGGGATGGGAAGAGCAAGGCAGCCCTTGAATATTCTGGTATGGTTGATACATTTAGGAAAACAGTTCGTCATGAGGGGTTTGGAGCACTGTACAAGGGTTTAGTCCCCAATTCTGTTAAGGTCAGTTTTTTAGAGGGACTTTATTTGCTGTCTTTTCATCTGGCACATTAGCCTACCTACCTGTCTTTGGAGTACTATATCTTCTATTTCCTGAATTACTATTTGAACTAGTAAAGTGTGTAGCTGCAAAAATGAATACCATATCTGTGTATATATTCGGCTGCTGTAAAGCAATTCTTGAGACAATATTGTCACATCAATTTTGGATTATATATTATGCTATTTTGAAACATTATAATGgtaattttcattcttttaggTGGTGCCTTCCATAGCAATTGCCTTTGTCACATATGAGGCAGTGAAGGATGTTCTTGGAGTCGAGATGAGGATATCTGACTAAAGGCAATGAAAACTTTGACCTACATGCTTAACTCTAATTTCAGAAATGAAAGGAATGATCTGGTAGGAGAAGGTAAGGTGTTGGAATTATTAGGTCTCTAAGTAGCAAGAAGATTAGGAACACAGTTGTAGCTTATGTTGATATCCCTTTCCCATTCATAcacatctttctttttctaaatACCTATAGTTTTAGCTTTCAAATCTTTCTTAATTTTGTCTTCTTGCCCCACAAAGGTTATATATAGCTCTCTTGTGGGGCAAGGATTACAGTCATTGTCACAGAGAAAAGATGATGAATATGATCGACTATTTTTCTTGTGTTTGGGATGTTATGTCTACTGTTTGAAATTACAATAGCTGAAatcatatttaataaaattatatgaACATAGTGAGGTTTTAATATATGCCTTGAatgattcatgataatttTCAGCCTTTGTTATGTTGAGGAGTTCTACTTTCCAGTGCATAACTCATTCCAAGGAGATTGTTTTTGGAAATACCATCTTGTTTTTTATGATGGCTGTAAGCTTTAACAATACTAAGATAGAACAGATAGAGAATCAAAAGAGGGATTGATCTGCATTTTATACATGTCTGCAATAATGGACAAGAAAAAAGCAGAATTTACAACCAAACTTATGAGCATATGCATTCAAACTTTAAACTATAACGTTCTATCAACACTAGCctcaaaaatagaaagaatCAACAAGAACAATGCTAGATCAAGGCAAGACGGAAAAAAATATACAATCAAATGATGAAACAAATCACTGGCTAGACCCTCCTCTGGCCTCTTGGAGCCATCTTCAAATGCACCTCCTTGAGATGATCATAGCGACTCTGATGATACTCGATCCATATGCACAGCTGCCTTATGGCTTCTCGCTTCTCCTCTCCCAGACTCAATATGCCCTCATCTTtcccttcaacattttgcttCAACTCCTCTACCTTCTTCTCAAGCTGATTCACTGCTTTGATCAGATCCCCCTTCTCCATTTGTTCCTTGCTCGCCTCTGTCTCCAACTTCTCAGCTCTCTCTTTGAAGACCAATGCCTCATGTTTCTTATCTTGCAGTTGCTTGCTTAGGACTCCCACCTCCCTGTTCaacttctctctctcatcatTTGTTTCCGCAACCCATTTCTTTGCAATACGAAGCTGCACCGACGTTTCAACAATACACTTCTCATACTTCACATAGTCATTGGCAAGTTTCTTGATCACAGATTCCATTGCAATCAAAGAACTGTTCAGGTTGTCTGAAATACAGTTGATGTTTCTCTGATAAGCTTCATTGTTTGCAGTGATTATACCAGACAATGCAGCAATCCTGTCTTCGAGCACTTTTTGTTCTTCTTGGAATTTCAGCTCAGCAATTCTAAAGTTCTGTTCCTTCTCAGCCAGCACTTGCTCAGTAACCCGGAGCTTCTGGTTTGACAAGCGGAGCTTAACTTCAGTATTGCGGGATTTCTCTACCAAAGAACTAAGCTCATCACCTTTTTCTTCAAGGTCTCTCTTTAGGTCTTCAGACATCTGTTCCAAATCAGCTATTATTTGATCTTTGGATTCAACGCTAACCTTGTGGTCCTGACACTTTGCTTCAAGCTGTTTATGTTCCTCATTCAGCTTGCTGTATAAATCCCCCTGTTCATTCAGCTGTCTCTGAAGATCAGCGGTCTTGCTAGTTAACTCGATCTTATCAGTTTCCAACAGCGTCAGGCTATCTAAAAGTTCTTGTTTTTCCCTCTCAAACTGCAACTCGATTTGGTTCTTCTGGGTTTGCAACGAATCCAATTCTTCTTGTAGACCGTTAACCTGTGCCACAAGGGCCACTACTTGAGCAGCGGCTTCGTTCTGTCCAGTTTCATGTTTTTCTTGGAGAGATGAGAAATCTACCTCTCTCTGTGCCATTGTCTTCTCAAATACAGAAGACTGATCCTTTAGCTCCAACATTTCTGCTTTCAACTGATCATGCTCTAGGATTTTCTTTCTCATCTCCTCTTCCAGTTCATCCTTCTGGTTCTGCATGGATTCCATTTTTAGCTCAAGATCTTTCATGTCTGCTATCAaattctctttctcttccaGAATCGTCTGATGATCAGTCGTCTTTTTTGCTATCTCTTCATTCAGAATTTGTACCTGTATCACGTACTCTGAAATTTCTTGAGTTTTATTCTCAAGATGCGCTTGCAACTCAGCTTTCTGGCTGTGTAGGGACTCCAATTGCTGCTGCAATATACTTACCTGTTCCATTAAGCCCTTAATCTGAGTGGATGCTTCATCACCTTTATGTGCCATATTTTCCTCCAATTCAACTTGCTCACGCCGCACAGAGCTTAAGTCTGCTAGCAGATTGTTGACCTGTGCTGTCAAATCTGCTATAGTGGACGATGATTCATCACTGATATCCTGATGTTTCTTTGTCAAAGCAGAAAGTTCATCTTCTCTCTCTGTTGACATTGATTCGAGGTCGGAAATTCGAGCTTGTAAATCTGCATTCTCCTCTGCCAATTCCTTTTCCTTGCTCGCAAACTTCACTTCCATATCTCTTTTTTCGCCTTGCAAAAATTCGAGCTCCGATACCAGCTCTGTTGCTTTATCCTCCAATCCCTTTATTTGCGCCAATGTTTCGTCCTGATGTAGCTTATGTCTCTCAGAAAGAGTTAAACACTCCAATTCCCTCTGACCTAAGTGCTCCTGTACCTGACTATGTTCATTTATTGTCTCCTCAAATTTCTTCGTGAGAGCAGAAAGTTcagcttctttctcttttgataTTGATTCGAGTTCGGATATTTGAGCCTGCAAACCAGCATTCTCCTGTGCCAGTTGCTTTTCTTTGCTCTCGAACTTCTCTTCCATATCTCTTTTCTCGCCTTGCATAGACTCGATGGCTGATTCTAGCTCTGTTACTTTATCCTCCAATCCCTTTATTTGCGCCAATGTGTCGTCCTGGTGCAGCTTATGCCTCTCAGACAGAGTTAAATACTCCAATTCCCTCTGACCTAGTTGCTCCCGTACCTGACTATGTTCATTATTGGTCTCCTCAAATTTCTTTGTGAGAGCAGAAAGTTCAGCTTCTTTCTCTTTAGACACTGATTCGAGTTCTGAAATTTGAGCTTGCAAACCTGCATTCTCCTCTTCCAGATGCTTTTCTTTGCTCTCAAACTTCACCACCATATCTCTTTTCTCGCATTGCAAGGACTCAAGAGCCGTTTCCAGCTCAGTTACTTTATCCTCCAATCCCTTTATTTGTGCCAATGTTTCATCATAGTGCAGCTTATGCCTCTCAGACAGAGTTGAAAAATCTATTTCCCTCTGACCTAATTGCTCCTGTACCTGACAATGTTCATTATTGGTCTCCTCTAATTTCTTCTTGAGAGCAGAAAGATCAGCTTCCCTCTCTTTAGACACTGATACAAGTTCTGAAATTTGAGCTTGTAAACCTGCATTGTTTTCTGCCAGTGTCTTTTCCATGGTCTCAAACTTCACTTCCAAATCTCTTTTCTGACCCTGCACTGATTCAAGGTCCAGCTCCTTCTGATCAAGCTTTTTCTTAAGACGAGTAGCTTCATCTGATAGTTCTTGTATCACATTATGTGCCTGCTGAATCTCAGTTGAGATCTTCAAACCTTTCAAGGTTTCTTCCTCCTTAGCTTTGCTTAAATCTGACGCTTGCTGTTCTGAAGATTCCAGCTCATGCTTCATATTCGAGATGTCCACTCTAACAGATTCTAGTTGTTGCTCGAGGATTACTTTTTCATCTTTCAGCTGATCAACCAAACTTTGCAGGTCTGCCGATCTCTTTTCTCCATCTTCAATCCTTCTCAGACCAGTCTCTTTCTCATTCATCAGattatctctctctctttccatATCTTCCAATTGCCGACTCAATTCAGCTTCTTTTTTTTCGCCAGTTTCGAGCTTTTGATTTAGCTCCGTATTCTCTGCCAAAAGTTTCAGTTTTTCAGCATCTAATCGTTCAGCATCAGTCTTCAAATCTTTGGAAATCTTCTCTGTTTCTTCTATCTTACTTAAGGCTGTCACATGTTCCAAGTTCAAAGCCTCCTTTTCTTCAACTGTGGCCGTCAATTTTCTCTTCAGGTCAGCAACTTCTAGATGTGCTGATTCGAGTTCTTGGTTAACATCAGCTATTTTCTGATAATCACTTTCCAATAGTCCATTTTTACTTTTCTTGTCATTTGAAGGATATTCGGAATCAGACTCTGAGCTCGATGAAGAACTGCTATCCTTATCTTGCTTGCCATGAACTTTTTTCTTTAGCACTCCTGTTAGATGATCATATTCTGCATAGAGGGACTGATATTGTTGGTGGAAATCCTGAATTAGCTCTGCAAGTGGTTCCTTTTTGGAGATGTCCACCATGTTGGAATCTTTTTCTTCAATATTGTCATCTTTTAGAAGCTTTAGTATTCTCTGCACTTTGTCCTCCATATCTGCAGTAAGTAATTGTTTAAGGCTGTAATGTGGTTCTAAACATTATCACAACAAATTCTCTAAAAACAAATTACCTATTTTAGTC containing:
- the LOC126794229 gene encoding mitochondrial adenine nucleotide transporter ADNT1-like, encoding MSSEDVAGKRTSETAVSTIVNLAEEAKLASEGVKAPSQAALLSIAKSLVAGGVAGGVSRTAVAPLERLKILLQVQNPHSIKYNGTVQGLKYIWRTEGFRGLFKGNGTNCARIVPNSAVKFFSYEEASKGILWFYRQQTGNENAQLTPFLRLGAGACAGIIAMSSTYPMDLVRGRLTVQTENSPRHYRGIFHALSTVFREEGPRALYKGWLPSVIGVIPYVGLNFAVYESLKDWLIKTRPFGLVQDSELSITTRLACGAAAGTVGQTIAYPLDVVRRRMQMVGWKNAASVVTGDGKSKAALEYSGMVDTFRKTVRHEGFGALYKGLVPNSVKVVPSIAIAFVTYEAVKDVLGVEMRISD
- the LOC126794362 gene encoding COP1-interactive protein 1-like isoform X2, producing the protein MRKHRFRDSMKSLFGSHIDAEKDEQLKGTKIDMEDKVQRILKLLKDDNIEEKDSNMVDISKKEPLAELIQDFHQQYQSLYAEYDHLTGVLKKKVHGKQDKDSSSSSSSESDSEYPSNDKKSKNGLLESDYQKIADVNQELESAHLEVADLKRKLTATVEEKEALNLEHVTALSKIEETEKISKDLKTDAERLDAEKLKLLAENTELNQKLETGEKKEAELSRQLEDMERERDNLMNEKETGLRRIEDGEKRSADLQSLVDQLKDEKVILEQQLESVRVDISNMKHELESSEQQASDLSKAKEEETLKGLKISTEIQQAHNVIQELSDEATRLKKKLDQKELDLESVQGQKRDLEVKFETMEKTLAENNAGLQAQISELVSVSKEREADLSALKKKLEETNNEHCQVQEQLGQREIDFSTLSERHKLHQDDTLAQIKGLEDKVTELESAIESMQGEKRDMEEKFESKEKQLAQENAGLQAQISELESISKEKEAELSALTKKFEETINEHSQVQEHLGQRELECLTLSERHKLHQDETLAQIKGLEDKATELVSELEFLQGEKRDMEVKFASKEKELAEENADLQARISDLESMSTEREDELSALTKKHQDISDESSSTIADLTAQVNNLLADLSSVRREQVELEENMAHKGDEASTQIKGLMEQVSILQQQLESLHSQKAELQAHLENKTQEISEYVIQVQILNEEIAKKTTDHQTILEEKENLIADMKDLELKMESMQNQKDELEEEMRKKILEHDQLKAEMLELKDQSSVFEKTMAQREVDFSSLQEKHETGQNEAAAQVVALVAQVNGLQEELDSLQTQKNQIELQFEREKQELLDSLTLLETDKIELTSKTADLQRQLNEQGDLYSKLNEEHKQLEAKCQDHKVSVESKDQIIADLEQMSEDLKRDLEEKGDELSSLVEKSRNTEVKLRLSNQKLRVTEQVLAEKEQNFRIAELKFQEEQKVLEDRIAALSGIITANNEAYQRNINCISDNLNSSLIAMESVIKKLANDYVKYEKCIVETSVQLRIAKKWVAETNDEREKLNREVGVLSKQLQDKKHEALVFKERAEKLETEASKEQMEKGDLIKAVNQLEKKVEELKQNVEGKDEGILSLGEEKREAIRQLCIWIEYHQSRYDHLKEVHLKMAPRGQRRV
- the LOC126794362 gene encoding COP1-interactive protein 1-like isoform X1, which encodes MRKHRFRDSMKSLFGSHIDAEKDEQLKGTKIDMEDKVQRILKLLKDDNIEEKDSNMVDISKKEPLAELIQDFHQQYQSLYAEYDHLTGVLKKKVHGKQDKDSSSSSSSESDSEYPSNDKKSKNGLLESDYQKIADVNQELESAHLEVADLKRKLTATVEEKEALNLEHVTALSKIEETEKISKDLKTDAERLDAEKLKLLAENTELNQKLETGEKKEAELSRQLEDMERERDNLMNEKETGLRRIEDGEKRSADLQSLVDQLKDEKVILEQQLESVRVDISNMKHELESSEQQASDLSKAKEEETLKGLKISTEIQQAHNVIQELSDEATRLKKKLDQKELDLESVQGQKRDLEVKFETMEKTLAENNAGLQAQISELVSVSKEREADLSALKKKLEETNNEHCQVQEQLGQREIDFSTLSERHKLHYDETLAQIKGLEDKVTELETALESLQCEKRDMVVKFESKEKHLEEENAGLQAQISELESVSKEKEAELSALTKKFEETNNEHSQVREQLGQRELEYLTLSERHKLHQDDTLAQIKGLEDKVTELESAIESMQGEKRDMEEKFESKEKQLAQENAGLQAQISELESISKEKEAELSALTKKFEETINEHSQVQEHLGQRELECLTLSERHKLHQDETLAQIKGLEDKATELVSELEFLQGEKRDMEVKFASKEKELAEENADLQARISDLESMSTEREDELSALTKKHQDISDESSSTIADLTAQVNNLLADLSSVRREQVELEENMAHKGDEASTQIKGLMEQVSILQQQLESLHSQKAELQAHLENKTQEISEYVIQVQILNEEIAKKTTDHQTILEEKENLIADMKDLELKMESMQNQKDELEEEMRKKILEHDQLKAEMLELKDQSSVFEKTMAQREVDFSSLQEKHETGQNEAAAQVVALVAQVNGLQEELDSLQTQKNQIELQFEREKQELLDSLTLLETDKIELTSKTADLQRQLNEQGDLYSKLNEEHKQLEAKCQDHKVSVESKDQIIADLEQMSEDLKRDLEEKGDELSSLVEKSRNTEVKLRLSNQKLRVTEQVLAEKEQNFRIAELKFQEEQKVLEDRIAALSGIITANNEAYQRNINCISDNLNSSLIAMESVIKKLANDYVKYEKCIVETSVQLRIAKKWVAETNDEREKLNREVGVLSKQLQDKKHEALVFKERAEKLETEASKEQMEKGDLIKAVNQLEKKVEELKQNVEGKDEGILSLGEEKREAIRQLCIWIEYHQSRYDHLKEVHLKMAPRGQRRV